From Erigeron canadensis isolate Cc75 chromosome 5, C_canadensis_v1, whole genome shotgun sequence:
GAAAGGAGATCATATATCAGTCTTCTTTCAAACATTGTTCTTACACTCTTGGGGGCTAGGAGTGGTATGGTTGATTTTATCAACCCTTCCAAAGTTATCCAATAATATTTATCCACCTCACTTTACCTTTTCAACTATCCCACTCAACCGCCCCAACTTTTTTTTAGTGGCATTCCATAAAATTTTCAACCcttccaacttttttttttaaaaaataaataaaaaaacattacattttattattaaaacataacatattataaataaaaacacaatactacatttaaaaacaactaaaaaaacactaacattatttttaatactaaaaCACACAACACACTAAAACATACTAAATTAAATCTtcaattggtggtggttgaaaagTCGGGTCATCGAGGTGTGCCAAATCTAGACTCGATACATGCTCTGTAAGATCATACCGAAGACGATGATGGACGTTTTCGTCATGTAACTCCGGTAAAATGCTAGGATCATACACTGTCGGTGTCGGTTGATCCGTTATATGAACCGGTGATATTGTCCTCCCGTCATCTTTTATGATCATGTTGTGCATAGGCGGGAGAATGATCTCGTTGGTTGAAGATGAACTAGACATTTTTTTAGGTTGTATgtgaaagtgtgtgtgtgtgtgtgtttaatgtgttgttgTGATGTTTGAAAAGGAAGATGAGTTGTTTAAATAAAGGTAAAagagaataatttttttttatattaaatgttGAAAACGGCTAGATTGTTTGACCGAAGGACCAACCCCAACGTTCCAATTTTGCACGCTCCCccttattttcaattttatgcaAGCCGGCTTGTGAAATCTCCACCCAACCCTCCAGCCCAGCCCAGCCCAGCCCACTCCACTCCTTACCCCCTTATACATGCTAATATGCCATGGCAAGATTAAGACACAATAAAAGCAAAGGAGTGTGCGTAAGTATATGATAtcgatcattgttttcacaatagtgaagtaaataaataaattatcaagATCAAAACTCTTGTCACAAACTAAAGTAATTTATACTTATTGATTTATCAAAAGGTACAATGTTTAATCATTTCAAACATATACTTTGTGTTAAAGAAATTTTGCcttcaaaaacaaattaattatagaTTCATTCACACACATTTATAAGTTGTGTACGTCTAATCATGGAACCAAAAACTATAATTCTTTTGTAGTTAGATGGATTATCACACACATCACATTAAAGCTGGAATGTTTCACCCCAccacatttttcttttatatatatatatatatatatatatatatatatatatatatatatatatatatattataatatatatatatatatatatgtgtgtgtgatttatCTAAAAGGAATTTAGAACAGAATCTCGAAAGACAAAATCCTCTACTACCCATTAAAGCAGGAATGTCTATAAAATTtgatcttattttttatttttttgtaattttcttttaaacaatcaataatgTGTTTAGACGACAAATAAAATCATATGTACATTCCACCAATGTTTTGTCAAggatattaattaattgattgattaattaaataagaGTACAATAATTGCTTTTGTCCATTAATTCATCATAGTTTTCCCTTTAGAAAGCTTGTGCATAGTTTCCTCCATACCTCCCTGTCGGGTTCATTCTCATCCAAGCTAGCTCTAGCTTTTACAGCATACCCCTCCTAATTCATGACATCGATCGATTAATATacgttaataataataatatacaataTTTGTTTCTTTCACTTAACATCTACAATATATGTCCCATTACAATGGCAAAGACCATTGTTGCATTTTCGAAGTTATCTTTAAGTCTTTTAAACGTGTACGTATGCACAATCGATATGTTGTCATCTTTTACAAACTTGATTGCTATAATAATGTCAACATGACATGTTTCTTTATAAAAAGTGGTTAGGCCGGTTaatggtcatatagttatgtAAAGATGTTAATCATTGATAAAGtccaaataaatattatatagatGCACTTGAAAGTTGGTTAGATCGACCCGATCGACCAATTTTGACTTGCAtctaaatatatactttttaatttgttactcAACTTTTGCACATATTGTTAGCTAGCTAGCCAAGTGTGtcgaatttttatatataatagacatatatataagtaGCAATACCTCGATATAACTACGTTGTAGAAGGCGGTCGATAAGTTGCATCAGAATATCCTTTGTGTACTCCGGGTGGCCTTGAATACCCATTATGTGATTACCATATCTAAACATCTCGACCCCTGTCTTATCGGACGACGCCAACACTTCTACCTTGGGTGGAAGTTCGCACACCTATTTTATCATGACATGACTTGAGTACATTGTTATTGTAGACGAAACGAGGATGGGACTTATAAAGCATATATAGATTAATTTGctagaaatatataaaatgtacctCATCGCGATGGCATTCTATTAATGACAATCGGGTAGGCAGTTTCAAATTAGCCAATGTCTTTGTGGATGTCGATAGATTGATGTTCCGGATTCCAATATCCCATCCGGACGTTGCACGGGTTACCTTTCCTCCAAGTGCACGAGCAAGTACCTACGTTTTCACATCCGTCATTCGTTGTACTCTTTGTAAATTCTATATTTTGTAAGTATTACATTGCTAAAAAAACTAAGGCAAATCATACTCCGTCAAGTATATTTCTGTTAAGATGTCCTTATATATAAGTGATGTAAGTTTACACCTTGTACTAGAATGGTCTACAATTTTATTGTAATTCTAATATAACtaattgataaatttatttattttatctaagCAAACTAAATAATATTGTAAAGACTAAAGAGCATCAAGATTCAATAATTTTTTCGAGTACTTGAAATGTCAGTTAGTCATGATAAATTAGGCATGGAACATGCTTTTGTACCAAATatcaaaaagaacaaaaagtaaaagtaggAAAGGTTTTAGAAAGAGGGACAAGACACGTACTTTTGTAGCTTGTAGTGGTACCATTCAGTAGTGATCAACGTTATCTAATTAGACTTACAGACCATTAATCTTATACAACATTTTGAACctttatcattaataaatcattagtttaaacttattattattattttttggggGACGGTTTTAATACCTACtacttacatgttttttttatatcagtTTGTGACCACAGCCATGAACAGTCCACAGGACCATTGCAAGTACTTCGGAAACACTTTTGTATATTGTACATTTTGGTATGTATGTAGGTAAAAAAGAATAGTCTgcttattttattaattttttttttaaaaaaacatctttgtaaaaagaaaaaaaaactcgtGACCTAAAAGTGGTTAAAATATGCAACTTTTTGTATGGTATTGAAGACCACTTATTTGTTTAAAGATTCATAAGGACCACAAGAATATTTGAGAGTTATATTTGCACTAAATGTTACGTGACAGGACCATTTCATGACTgcaaagttttctttttaattatttcaatttCGAATACAAACGCATATATGTACATACCTAtgtgtcaatatatatatatatatgcatagtcattattatttaatttccTTTAATGCATTATCTGTCTTTGCCAAAAAGATAATACTGATTAGTGATTATAACATTACACGGCATCAAAATCATTATAGCAAAAGACCTTAAATAGTGGCTTGTATAAAGGATGCACACATGACGTTTGTACATGAccttaattaaattaatctaCCTCAAATCATGGCCATATTCATGGATTCCTTTCTTTGACCTTTTTTGTATCAATACTTTATTTTTCCttacctttaaaaaataattttgacttGATTCCCCTATAGTTTGGTCAAGATAACACATACGCGTTTAGCgtatacaaaataattatacttaattgcattaataaaattaGTTCATACAAGTTAAAGtccatttatttgttttttttttttatcatctccttttttcttcttttaatagAGTACTAGTCTTCCTTAACTAGACCTTTACTTATCATAGCAAAATACATTACATATCTTGTTTGATCAAGTTACGAGTAATAACTTACTCACATCTTGTTACAAtgtgttttagtataaaaaTAATGTATCTTTACCAAAAATGACAAGCTAATGTGTTAATACTAATAGCATAATACATTGTTCATTATTTACACAATATGTCGCAAAGAAGTAGACTAACTTTGTAATTTTCTAAAATGACCAAAACTAAACGTGGACATCAGGGTCGAGAAACATGTTAGATTAGTTTTAGTCTTTTAGAACTCTCGTGGTCAAACTAACTAGAACTCAAGTAAAAGGACTAACTTTGTAATTTTCTAAAATGACCAAAACTAAAGGTGTTATAGACAGCTGTAGTTATACACTTGTACATAGATCATATATTTGTTATGTCTACACTCTAAAAACACTAACTTAAAAAACAGAAATATGAACTTTTATAAACACTAGCTTAAAAAGGGAAGTAATTCTTATTTTTCCTATTTATAAGTTTGGTTGATCCTATCCGCTTTGCAACCATATATACTAATTTTGCAACCAGACTAATTTCAAAATGACTCGTTGTACAAGTCCAGAGTGATAAGTCATCAGGAATTTAATTATGCCGAAAATATAACCTTATGACATTAATGGACAACCATCCTAGTTGTTGAGATCGAAGTgatttatttatactaaaaaatataCCATAGTGTTACTAAATACGAGTAGAATAGTtacgtatatataaaatataatgagaatatatatttaattacctGATGACCAAAGCAAATGCCAAGcacttttttattcaacaaatCCAACTTGTTCAACAAAACAAGAAGTTTACAAATCCAAACATCATTTCCATGAGCATCACTACAACTTCCAGAGATCACAAAACCATCATAAACACCGATTTCATCGTCCGATGGAAAATGACCATTACACACACGAAAAACATCCCAAATCTCTCCTTCTTCTGCCAACATTTTCACAAACACACCAAAATATCcaccatatatttttttcacatattCCGAGTCTTCCGCACATAAAAGTACAGCATACCTTTTCATTTGTGCTATGTCACCCATATCACCAATTCAATCACTCTCacaatgatatataatatattaacaatattGTTATGTGAGTGTTTTGTGTTTGTAAAATGCGATTCTCACTATAGAATTGAGGTGGATTCTAGGGTGAGAAAAGGAGAAAATAAGAATGTGGGATAGATTTATTGGTTACGATACATACATGTGTGTATATTTATAAGTAGGAAGTAAGATAGGatatatttattcatatttttttgtatatattagtTAGTGTAGAATGGAAAGTTACGGTTATGACCCTGGTTGTTTGATGTTTTACTTACAGGCCTCTgatttatatactcgtatttgtttccaataaatgtttttaatttccCACGATGTCATTGGTACTTTGATCAACATTTTAGGTCGTCCagttaatatatgaaaaagtaaaagagaatattttttacttttctatAAACCAAACTATAATCTAATCTGATTTTCTGTTTCATATGTttccttataaaacaaaaatgaaaaacaaccAAATGTTTCCCAACTAAACGTCTATTTACGTCTTTTGTGAGTAACGTCAGTTCTATTTAGAGCACGTTTGGTAGGGAGAAATTCAATTAAATGAAATGAAGTGAAGACATGAAATGTAGAAAATGAAATTGGTGAagaatttaaataattttcctTGTTTGATAATAACAAAGAATTACCCTGAgaaatttgaaagaaagaaatcaAACGTTTGGTAGAACAAGTTAGAGAAATGAAATTGAggtttatttacaaaattttataaagttatttcccttatttattgattttaaatactcAGAAAGCTCTATAACCAAATTGCAGCCACATATTAGATCGGGAACAACATCCAGTCACCATCAGCTTCATTAGAACATATTGTTTGCAAGATATATAATTGAACTTCAAGACTAGAAAATTGAATTTTATGGCGCGTTTAAtcataaaaaatgttttttagtttctatttctaatttttttaaaaatgaaagtagttttctatctttaaaaacaaatgaaaattttgaaaaggtttttaaaattaaaaaatgaaaaataatttgaggttatgaaaaattagaaaatggaaaacaataaaaatgtgTTTTCTAATATTTCATAGAAAAGTGGAAAATACCGTTTTctgttttcataaaaaaaaattctaaaaaaatataatttgaacGCGATtcctgtttttcatgttttttttggaaaagaaaaaaataaaaaatatgaaaatttttttgaactaaacgcacctttagtttttgaaatttaacTATCAGAACTATTTTGTTAAGACAtacctttttttccttttaatggATAACAAAACTGtttatatcttatatttttcatatctaGTAGTATACaaaatttatgttattgttgataaaattgtttatattttacctttttatatctTATAAAAGACGATTGAATAACTTCTG
This genomic window contains:
- the LOC122600190 gene encoding gamma-glutamyl peptidase 5-like, with amino-acid sequence MGDIAQMKRYAVLLCAEDSEYVKKIYGGYFGVFVKMLAEEGEIWDVFRVCNGHFPSDDEIGVYDGFVISGSCSDAHGNDVWICKLLVLLNKLDLLNKKVLGICFGHQVLARALGGKVTRATSGWDIGIRNINLSTSTKTLANLKLPTRLSLIECHRDEVCELPPKVEVLASSDKTGVEMFRYGNHIMGIQGHPEYTKDILMQLIDRLLQRSYIEEGYAVKARASLDENEPDREVWRKLCTSFLKGKL